A section of the Triticum dicoccoides isolate Atlit2015 ecotype Zavitan chromosome 7A, WEW_v2.0, whole genome shotgun sequence genome encodes:
- the LOC119330100 gene encoding amino acid transporter AVT6A-like, protein MGVGNGSADTNQQTARNEIRDETTPLLPVKVEEEGFHEFNGASFSGAVFNLSTTIVGAGIMALPASIKMLGLIPGLLMIIFVALLTEASIDMLIRCSHQGKITSYGWLMGEAYGQWGRIALQASVVINNIGVMIVYMIIIGDVLSGTSSGGVHHRGILEGWFGAHLWNSRAIVLLVTTLFVFAPLVSFKRLDSLSYTSALSVALAVVFVVITAGIAIIKVINGTVAMPKLFPEIDDLSSVWKLFTAVPVLVTAYICHYNVHSIDNELEDKTQTKPIVRTSLALCSSVYIATSFFAYLLFGDGTLDDVLANFDSNLGIPFSSVFNDVVRVSYAAHVMLVFPIVFFALRLNLDGLLFPTSRHISYDNKRFTIITISLLVVIYTAAIFIPSIWDAFQFTGATAAVLIGFIFPAMVILRDPYGIATKRDKILAVTMIVLAVVSNSVALYSDAMNIFRRKEVA, encoded by the exons ATGGGTGTCGGGAATGGATCAGCAGACACGAACCAGCAGACGGCGCGCAATGAAATACGAGATGAGACTACGCCGCTTCTTCCGGTCAAGGTGGAGGAGGAGGGGTTCCATGAGTTTAATGGAGCTTCGTTCTCCGGCGCAGTTTTCAATCTCTCGACCACCATCGTTGGTGCTGGAATCATGGCCTTGCCAGCCAGCATCAAGATGCTGGGCCTCATCCCTGGCCTTCTGATGATCATCTTTGTGGCACTGCTCACAGAGGCATCCATAGACATGCTTATCAGGTGCAGCCACCAAGGAAAGATCACGTCGTATGGGTGGCTGATGGGTGAGGCATATGGACAATGGGGGAGGATTGCGCTGCAGGCCTCTGTGGTTATAAACAACATCGGTGTGATGATTGTTTACATGATTATAATTG GTGATGTATTATCTGGAACATCGTCAGGCGGTGTTCATCATCGTGGCATATTGGAGGGCTGGTTTGGAGCACATTTGTGGAATTCTCGTGCCATTGTTCTTCTTGTGACAACTCTTTTCGTGTTTGCTCCATTGGTGAGCTTTAAACGATTGG ATTCACTGAGCTACACATCTGCCCTATCAGTTGCTCTCGCTGTGGTTTTTGTTGTTATTACTGCTGGGATTGCCATAATCAAAGTCATCAATGGAACTGTAGCAATGCCCAAGCTTTTTCCAGAAATAGATGATCTTAGTTCTGTCTGGAAGCTTTTTACAGCTGTCCCTGTCCTTGTCACTGCATATATCTGCCACTATAATG TTCACAGCATTGACAATGAGCTTGAGGATAAAACACAAACCAAACCAATTGTGCGAACATCACTGGCCCTTTGCTCCAGTGTTTACATTGCCACAAGTTTCTTTGCTTATCTTCTCTTTGGAGATGGTACACTGGATGATGTGCTCGCCAACTTTGATTCAAATCTTGGCATTCCTTTCAGCTCTGTCTTCAATGACGTAGTCAGAGTGAGCTATGCTGCGCACGTTATGCTTGTCTTCCCCATCGTCTTCTTTGCCCTTAGGCTCAACTTGGATGGTCTACTCTTTCCCACGTCAAGGCACATTTCTTATGACAATAAGAGATTTACAAtcataaccatctcactcctcgtgGTTATTTATACTGCTGCCATCTTCATACCAAGCATTTGGGATGCATTCCAGTTTACTGGCGCCACAGCTGCCGTTTTGATTGGTTTTATCTTTCCTGCCATGGTCATATTAAG GGATCCTTATGGAATCGCAACCAAGCGTGACAAGATATTGGCTGTAACCATGATCGTGCTTGCTGTTGTCTCAAACTCTGTTGCCCTATACAGTGATGCAATGAACATCTTCCGTAGGAAAGAGGTGGCCTGA